Proteins encoded together in one Telopea speciosissima isolate NSW1024214 ecotype Mountain lineage chromosome 4, Tspe_v1, whole genome shotgun sequence window:
- the LOC122658198 gene encoding uncharacterized protein LOC122658198 has protein sequence MSSSSSFSQSKTFMASQQRFVFFLLSALVVVAITALQSVNAVEYQVINNATGTTGGTRFSNEIGVDYSKQTLISATQFIWQTFQQTNEDQKKSVASVTMIVETMDGVAYASNNEIHVSANYIGSYSGDVKTEITGVLYHEMTHVWQWNGNGQTPSGLIEGIADYVRLKAGYAPSHWVKPGGGDRWDQGYDVTAYFLDYCNSLSNGFVAVLNQRMRTGYNVSLFQELLGRTVDQLWSDYKAKYA, from the coding sequence ATGTCTAGCTCGTCATCCTTCAGCCAAAGCAAAACTTTCATGGCTTCTCAACAAaggttcgtcttcttcctcctatcAGCTCTGGTGGTAGTAGCAATCACAGCTCTGCAGAGCGTCAATGCCGTGGAGTACCAAGTAATCAACAATGCAACCGGAACAACCGGAGGAACGAGGTTTTCGAACGAAATTGGCGTCGACTACAGCAAACAGACCCTGATATCGGCCACCCAATTCATCTGGCAAACCTTCCAGCAGACGAACGAAGATCAAAAGAAGAGCGTAGCGAGTGTGACCATGATCGTGGAGACCATGGATGgagtggcctacgctagcaacAACGAGATCCACGTCAGTGCAAATTACATCGGAAGCTACTCCGGCGACGTGAAGACTGAGATCACCGGCGTTCTCTACCACGAGATGACACACGTTTGGCAGTGGAACGGAAACGGACAGACTCCTAGTGGTTTGATCGAAGGGATTGCAGATTACGTGAGGTTGAAAGCTGGATATGCGCCTTCCCATTGGGTGAAACCGGGTGGTGGGGATAGGTGGGACCAAGGCTACGATGTCACCGCTTACTTCCTCGACTACTGTAACAGTCTCAGTAATGGATTCGTGGCCGTTCTTAACCAAAGGATGAGGACAGGTTACAATGTCTCCTTATTCCAGGAACTGTTGGGGAGGACGGTGGATCAACTATGGTCTGATTACAAGGCCAAGTATGCGTGA